A stretch of the Polaribacter pacificus genome encodes the following:
- a CDS encoding aldose 1-epimerase family protein has translation MLHTIENDILICQIESNGAEIRSLKNKMTGEEYIWQIDKTIWGSSSPVLFPAIGKIKSGKVVYKGKSYEMPKHGIVRNNNNLSFKQHGVSKCCFTLKSSVTTLKQYPFKFIFSIEYVLLENRLKMLYHIENKDMVPIFFACGGHTAYACHINDTHKLSDYVIEFPSQLSLKANQLGSSGLLTKNKKNIESIDNTLSLSDTLFNNDALVFSNLSCDWIRLRQKNKRKGIKIHFSDFPNLALWSKPSADFVCIEPWLGLPDQEDESIELTKKTNYKSIEPDTFFSIAIETEIE, from the coding sequence ATGTTACACACTATAGAAAACGATATACTCATCTGTCAAATTGAATCTAACGGAGCTGAAATACGATCCCTTAAGAACAAAATGACAGGGGAAGAATATATTTGGCAAATTGATAAAACGATCTGGGGTAGTAGTTCTCCTGTATTATTCCCTGCTATTGGTAAAATTAAATCAGGTAAAGTTGTTTATAAGGGCAAGTCATATGAAATGCCAAAACATGGAATTGTAAGAAACAACAACAATCTTAGCTTTAAACAACATGGAGTTTCTAAATGTTGTTTTACCTTAAAAAGTTCTGTAACTACTCTAAAACAATACCCTTTTAAGTTTATTTTCTCAATCGAGTATGTGCTTCTTGAGAATCGGTTAAAAATGCTGTATCATATAGAAAATAAAGATATGGTACCAATTTTTTTTGCTTGTGGTGGTCATACAGCGTATGCTTGTCATATAAATGATACTCATAAATTATCTGATTATGTTATTGAGTTTCCCAGTCAATTAAGCCTTAAAGCAAATCAACTAGGTTCTTCAGGATTATTAACTAAAAACAAGAAAAATATAGAAAGTATTGACAATACACTTTCACTTTCTGATACTCTTTTTAATAATGATGCATTGGTGTTTTCAAATCTATCATGTGATTGGATCCGTCTTCGTCAAAAAAATAAAAGAAAAGGAATCAAAATTCATTTTTCAGACTTTCCAAATTTAGCTTTATGGTCAAAACCTTCTGCAGATTTTGTCTGTATTGAACCTTGGTTAGGGCTTCCTGACCAAGAGGATGAGTCTATTGAATTAACAAAAAAAACAAATTATAAATCCATTGAGCCTGACACTTTTTTTTCCATTGCTATAGAAACCGAAATAGAATAA